The Camelina sativa cultivar DH55 chromosome 18, Cs, whole genome shotgun sequence DNA window GCTAAGTTGCAAGGCCTCTCTTCTTCCATCGAAGGTACCTACTTCAATATTATAGATAGATTGGTATATAAATTACTTTTGTCCTTTATAATGTGTAAAACTTTTagcaatttagtttttttttttgaatcaagaaacataataaaacagAGATTCAATCATAAATCAGGAGATTTTgctaaagaaaatatttttgtatttggtAATGATATTCCGATTGTTTTTAAGTGCAAATTTCTAACTTTGTtctaattagttaattaagctgaTTTATACAGTAATTTTTATTAGCATGTGTGAATGAGTACtttgaggaggaggagaaagagaacGAAACATCAGATTTGTCAGAAGACACGATCTATAACGGATATAAGACTGTTTTGGATTCCAAATCCACCGATGAAGCACTCGTAAGTTACGTATATCGATCAAACGTTTCTTTCAAAACtcgaaaaaccaaaaatttgaaTGTATATCAAGTATCAACATGTGTGTATAGGCAATGTATGCAAGTTGGGAACCAAGACACACAAGACATTGCCATAGATATCCATGGAAACATTACGTGAAAGTTGGATCTGTTCTTCGTCAGTTTGGTTACACTGTTGTTGCTCTTCATGGTTGCTTAAAAACCGAAATTCAGGtgacttaattttttaaaaaatatcattcttttattttgaaaatttatataaattatattattgactAACAATGAGTACATAAATTATAACCTATATTAGTTAATAATATTgatttataatattgtttatgttaatttttgAAGACACCGAGGCCTCTTCGTGGACTCTTCAAGGATCCTTGCGTAAGACTAGCCGGAGAAATCTGCAAGGTTTTGTCGGAACTCGCTGCAAGCATTCGAAACCGACGTCACTGTTCACCGGAGATTCTCTCCGACAGTCTTCAAGTGGCATTACAAGATCTCAACATAGCCATTAAATCACAACCTAAACTCTTCCTCGGCTCTGACCAAAATGGCACTTTTTCTCAAGGCAATAGCGGTAGACATACCACAAACGTTTCAAAACACATCAATAAAGATACAAACGACGCCCCTAATTCGCATCAAACTGGAACACGTCTTGATCCAAACACTGGAACGCCACGCGGTGAACGCATGTCGCGTTTTGGACCAAACGTTTCGTTTTCTAGATTGAGAGCTGATACGTTAGAACGGAGATCTGCGGCAGCGACTAGCGAAAGAAAGATTCTGAGGCAACAGTTGAGTATGATTGTGGTGATGACGAGTCTTGAATTCTCTGAGGCGTTACCGTTTGCCGCGTTTGCGTCAATTCTAGTGGAAATGGTTGCGAGGCTTGACAATGTGATTGAGGAAGTGGAGGAGCTAGGAACGATTGCCTGCTTTAAGGAGTATGATAACAGCGTTGATAAGAAGGATGTGGAGGTTCGGGTCGAGAAGCCATCTGATCTAGTGGTTGGCATAGAGTGAAAGTGCGGTTGCGAGCAGTTTTGGTTTGGACCATGGATGCATGTCCATAATCTCTTTAGACCGTCGCTAGTATTAAACCTCCTTATCTTTAAAGCCCCT harbors:
- the LOC104760241 gene encoding aluminum-activated malate transporter 14-like, with the protein product MSNRVPERSMEMDEEGSTKMKMKTKVLELPKKIKKILKNLWKVGKDDPRRVKHALKVGVSLTLVSLLYLMEPLFKGIGNSAIWAVMTVVVVLEFSVGATLCKGLNRGLGTLIAGSLAFFIEFVVDDSGKVFRAIFIGASVFIVGALITYLRFIPYIKKNYDYGMLIFLLTFNLITVSSYRVDTVIKIAHERFYTIAMGVGICLLMSLLVFPIWSGEDLHKSTAAKLQGLSSSIEACVNEYFEEEEKENETSDLSEDTIYNGYKTVLDSKSTDEALAMYASWEPRHTRHCHRYPWKHYVKVGSVLRQFGYTVVALHGCLKTEIQTPRPLRGLFKDPCVRLAGEICKVLSELAASIRNRRHCSPEILSDSLQVALQDLNIAIKSQPKLFLGSDQNGTFSQGNSGRHTTNVSKHINKDTNDAPNSHQTGTRLDPNTGTPRGERMSRFGPNVSFSRLRADTLERRSAAATSERKILRQQLSMIVVMTSLEFSEALPFAAFASILVEMVARLDNVIEEVEELGTIACFKEYDNSVDKKDVEVRVEKPSDLVVGIE